The Paenibacillus sp. FSL W8-0426 region GCTTTGATTTCGGCGGCCTTATTAACAGCAAGCATTACATGGTTTGTATACACTCACCGATATAATGCCTCGCTCCGAAAATAAGCATTTCATTCGTTCGCCTTATTGAAAAAACGCGAAGATTTCTTTTAATGAGAGAACAATATCAGCTTAGAAAGAAGTGTCAGGCACCCCCTATTTTTCGCCGTCACTTATGGTAGGGTTCTCCGCGGTTAATCTTCACCGCCCGATAAATTTGCTCCACTAGCACCAGACGCATCAGCTGGTGCGGCAAGGTCATGCGCCCAAAGCTCAAACGCTGCTTCGCGCGGCGCAGCACCTCATCGGAGAGCCCATGGCTCCCTCCGATGACAAACACGACATGGCTCGTCCCGTACGTGCCGAGCTTGTCGATTTCCGCGGCCAGCTCTTCCGAGCTCCAGAGCTGGCCATCAATGGCGAGCGCGACGACATGCGCCTCGCTCTTCACATGCGCGAGGATGCGTTCGCCCTCGCGCTCTTTTACCGCCCGTACCTCTGCTTCGCTCAGGGTATCGGGCGCTTTCTCATCCGCGACCTCGATCATCTGAAATTTGATGTACGGGGCGAGGCGCTTGGCATATTCCTGAATGCCCAGCGTCAAATATTTTTCCTTCAGCTTGCCCACGCCAATAATCTGAATCAACATAAAACCATTTCCTCCATATCTTCAATCTCGGTATGTATCCATTTATGA contains the following coding sequences:
- the rlmH gene encoding 23S rRNA (pseudouridine(1915)-N(3))-methyltransferase RlmH, with amino-acid sequence MLIQIIGVGKLKEKYLTLGIQEYAKRLAPYIKFQMIEVADEKAPDTLSEAEVRAVKEREGERILAHVKSEAHVVALAIDGQLWSSEELAAEIDKLGTYGTSHVVFVIGGSHGLSDEVLRRAKQRLSFGRMTLPHQLMRLVLVEQIYRAVKINRGEPYHK